A genomic stretch from Nitrobacter winogradskyi Nb-255 includes:
- a CDS encoding nitric oxide reductase activation protein NorD codes for MAIHLHEFQELLDELPGRAQELLRASWNEAARAISPRGLSNYIKGAVALHELGRGEDLVVSFIQSMPEVGRAIGEEVLPDLVNFLLGMASKTSGQVLALIASTAPLAAHRVGDAELFRQYLNVLEIMLAQAPRGLRPMLENLDRLLSQLTLGGLRRWVQWGAQAYKADFEGQAAYFGLQSADAMAVLQQERKGTLFVDIQRRLNIYMRAIWGRDFFLRPTAGDYESREGLKPYIEHYVIHVADAYDDYKPEGDATALERIVSALELYRAAVNHCAAHLVFTQTPLSMQQLLPVQMALIELFEDARVEELAIRKFPGMRQAWLALHPVFDYSAQPRTVGELFDRLARALLDPDSTDPDPFVREGVAAFRAQSDLESNQVSWNLGVDLSHRLFELDLPTYNKVTDALSAVYRDDNRAVWFLEEYDEAQVMAATWETRQQVRKKVNVMEMVNEVDVEFAGDDAQEVWELPTEFYLDQENVSINSLEGRPPISEPFHYPEWDYQIQLERPNWVTLLEYHPVMGELDVIEGIILEHKPVISRLKFLIESMVPQGMQRIRNVEDGDEIDINAAVRAMIDIRIGQQHDPRIMMRYKRALRDLAVLVLLDMSESSNDKVRGHDYTVMDLTRAATVLLAGALHRIGDPFAIHGFCSDGRHDVHYHRFKDFDQPYDDVVKARLAGMKGRLSTRMGAALRHAAHYLALQPSSKRVVFVVTDGEPADNDVTDPQYLRHDTKAAVEELGRQGITVYALSLDPHADQYVSRIFGMKNFTVIDQAERLPEKLPMLYMSLTR; via the coding sequence ATGGCCATCCACCTACACGAATTCCAGGAGCTTCTCGACGAACTGCCCGGCCGCGCGCAGGAACTGCTGCGCGCCTCCTGGAACGAGGCTGCGCGCGCCATCAGCCCGCGCGGGCTGAGCAACTATATCAAGGGCGCGGTGGCGCTGCATGAGTTGGGTCGCGGCGAGGACCTGGTGGTGAGTTTCATCCAGTCCATGCCGGAGGTCGGGCGCGCCATCGGCGAGGAGGTGCTGCCTGATCTGGTCAACTTCCTGCTGGGCATGGCGTCCAAGACCTCGGGGCAGGTCCTGGCGCTGATCGCCAGCACCGCGCCGCTGGCGGCGCACCGCGTGGGTGATGCCGAGCTGTTTCGCCAGTACCTCAATGTGCTGGAGATCATGCTGGCGCAGGCTCCGCGCGGCCTGCGGCCGATGCTGGAAAATCTTGACCGCCTGCTGAGCCAGCTCACCCTGGGCGGCTTGCGCCGCTGGGTGCAATGGGGAGCGCAGGCGTACAAGGCTGATTTCGAGGGGCAGGCCGCCTATTTCGGATTGCAGAGCGCCGATGCCATGGCCGTGCTGCAGCAAGAGCGCAAAGGCACGCTGTTCGTCGACATCCAGCGGCGGCTCAACATCTACATGCGCGCGATCTGGGGACGCGATTTCTTTCTGCGCCCGACCGCCGGCGATTACGAGAGCCGCGAGGGGCTCAAGCCCTACATCGAGCATTACGTCATCCACGTCGCCGACGCCTATGACGATTATAAGCCCGAGGGCGATGCGACCGCGCTAGAGCGGATCGTCAGCGCGCTTGAGCTTTACCGCGCCGCCGTCAACCACTGCGCCGCGCATCTTGTCTTCACCCAGACGCCGCTTTCGATGCAGCAACTGTTGCCGGTGCAGATGGCGCTGATCGAACTGTTCGAGGATGCGCGCGTCGAGGAACTGGCGATCCGCAAATTCCCCGGCATGCGCCAGGCCTGGTTGGCGCTGCATCCGGTGTTCGACTATTCGGCCCAGCCGCGAACGGTGGGGGAGCTGTTCGATCGTCTCGCCCGCGCCTTGCTCGATCCCGACTCGACCGACCCGGATCCGTTCGTGCGCGAGGGCGTGGCCGCGTTTCGCGCTCAGTCCGATCTGGAGAGCAACCAGGTGAGCTGGAATCTGGGCGTGGATTTATCACACCGCCTGTTCGAGCTCGACCTGCCCACCTATAACAAGGTTACCGATGCGCTCAGCGCCGTCTATCGCGACGACAATCGCGCCGTCTGGTTTCTGGAGGAATACGACGAGGCGCAGGTGATGGCCGCCACCTGGGAGACCCGCCAGCAGGTGCGCAAAAAAGTCAACGTGATGGAAATGGTCAACGAGGTCGACGTCGAGTTCGCCGGCGACGATGCGCAGGAGGTGTGGGAGCTTCCGACCGAGTTCTATCTCGACCAGGAGAATGTGAGCATCAACTCGCTCGAAGGCCGCCCGCCGATCTCCGAACCGTTCCACTATCCGGAGTGGGACTATCAGATCCAGCTCGAGCGTCCGAACTGGGTGACGTTGCTTGAGTATCACCCCGTGATGGGCGAACTGGATGTGATCGAGGGCATCATCCTTGAGCACAAGCCGGTGATCTCGCGACTGAAATTCCTGATCGAGTCGATGGTGCCGCAAGGCATGCAGCGCATCCGCAACGTGGAGGATGGCGACGAGATCGACATCAACGCCGCGGTGCGCGCGATGATCGACATCCGCATCGGCCAGCAGCACGATCCGCGCATCATGATGCGCTACAAGCGTGCGCTGCGTGATCTGGCTGTGCTGGTGTTGCTGGACATGTCCGAGTCATCCAACGACAAGGTTCGCGGCCACGACTACACGGTGATGGATCTGACGCGCGCCGCAACGGTGCTGCTGGCGGGCGCGCTGCACCGCATCGGCGATCCGTTCGCCATTCATGGCTTTTGTTCCGACGGCCGGCACGATGTGCATTACCACCGCTTCAAGGATTTCGACCAGCCGTATGATGATGTGGTCAAGGCGCGGTTGGCGGGGATGAAAGGGCGGCTCTCCACGCGCATGGGCGCGGCGTTGCGCCATGCCGCTCATTATTTGGCGTTGCAGCCCAGCAGCAAACGCGTTGTCTTCGTCGTCACCGACGGCGAGCCGGCCGACAACGACGTCACCGATCCCCAGTACCTGCGCCATGATACCAAGGCCGCGGTGGAGGAGCTCGGCCGCCAGGGCATTACGGTCTATGCGCTTTCGCTCGATCCCCATGCCGACCAATACGTGTCTCGTATTTTCGGCATGAAGAATTTCACCGTGATCGATCAGGCTGAGCGGCTGCCGGAAAAACTGCCGATGCTCTACATGAGCCTGACGCGGTGA
- a CDS encoding CbbQ/NirQ/NorQ/GpvN family protein — MRDDLTNRGYLPRRNPAFHVPAAASARSEAAPRAVTDTTGAASPLDAYRVAKEPYYRAVADEIALYEAAYSVRMPMMLKGPTGCGKTRFVEYMAWKLGKPLVTVACNEDMTASDLVGRFLLDANGTRWQDGPLTMAARFGGICYLDEVVEARQDTTVVIHSLTDARRVLPLEKKGEIVEAHPDFQVVISYNPGYQSLMKDLKQSTKQRFGALDFNYPEHEVEAEIVVHESGVGLDAAKKLVHIAEHARNLKGHGLDEGISTRMLIYAGSLISRGVAPLAACRVALVRPITDDPDMRNALDSAVTTYF, encoded by the coding sequence ATGCGTGACGATCTCACCAACCGCGGTTACCTTCCGCGACGAAACCCCGCCTTCCACGTGCCGGCCGCCGCCTCCGCGCGAAGCGAAGCCGCGCCGCGCGCGGTGACGGACACGACTGGCGCCGCGTCCCCGCTCGACGCCTATCGCGTCGCCAAGGAACCCTATTACCGCGCGGTCGCCGATGAAATCGCGCTTTATGAGGCTGCCTATTCGGTCCGCATGCCGATGATGCTGAAGGGGCCGACAGGTTGCGGAAAAACGCGCTTCGTTGAATACATGGCGTGGAAGCTCGGCAAGCCGCTGGTCACCGTTGCGTGCAACGAAGACATGACCGCCAGCGATCTGGTCGGCCGCTTCCTGCTCGACGCCAACGGCACCCGCTGGCAGGACGGACCTTTGACCATGGCGGCCCGGTTCGGCGGAATCTGCTATCTCGACGAGGTGGTCGAAGCGCGTCAGGACACCACGGTCGTGATTCACTCCCTGACCGACGCGCGACGCGTTCTGCCGCTGGAGAAGAAAGGCGAGATCGTCGAGGCGCATCCGGACTTCCAGGTCGTGATCTCCTACAACCCTGGCTACCAGTCGCTGATGAAGGATCTGAAGCAGTCGACCAAGCAGCGGTTCGGCGCGCTGGACTTCAACTATCCTGAGCACGAGGTGGAGGCCGAGATCGTGGTGCATGAGAGCGGCGTGGGGTTGGACGCGGCAAAGAAGCTGGTCCATATCGCCGAACATGCGCGCAACCTCAAAGGTCACGGGCTGGATGAGGGCATCTCGACCCGCATGTTGATCTACGCTGGCTCGCTGATTTCCCGCGGCGTTGCGCCGCTGGCTGCCTGCCGCGTGGCGCTGGTGCGTCCCATCACCGATGATCCCGATATGCGCAACGCGCTTGATTCCGCGGTGACGACATATTTCTGA
- the parA gene encoding ParA family partition ATPase: protein MSGPLVIAVINQKGGAGKTTVAMHLGAGLARRASAVVVDLDPQGSATQWAAAGTQTFPATVKHLRVGAGAVDLRRDFRAYPFVVLDCPPAVDSRAAALALQSCDVAVIPVLPSPMDLWASLRLPQDIDEARRNNPRLRAYLLPNQIETRSALSAAMQEALAEFGLPVLRTAVRRRGIYKTAALEGVSAYQLGARGQSAVAEIEGLIEEILA from the coding sequence ATGAGCGGGCCTCTGGTCATTGCGGTGATCAACCAGAAAGGCGGCGCCGGCAAGACCACCGTGGCCATGCATCTCGGTGCGGGGCTGGCGCGCCGGGCATCGGCGGTCGTGGTCGATCTTGATCCGCAGGGCTCGGCCACGCAATGGGCAGCGGCGGGAACGCAAACTTTTCCGGCGACGGTCAAGCATCTGCGCGTGGGCGCCGGCGCTGTCGATCTGCGGCGGGATTTTCGCGCCTATCCCTTCGTCGTGCTGGACTGTCCGCCGGCGGTCGACAGCCGCGCGGCGGCGCTGGCGCTGCAAAGCTGTGACGTGGCCGTCATTCCGGTGTTGCCCTCGCCGATGGATTTGTGGGCCAGCCTGAGGCTGCCGCAGGACATCGATGAAGCTCGGCGGAACAATCCCCGGCTGCGCGCGTATCTGCTGCCGAATCAGATCGAGACGCGCAGCGCGCTATCGGCGGCGATGCAGGAGGCGTTGGCCGAGTTCGGACTGCCGGTACTTCGTACTGCGGTGCGTCGCCGCGGCATCTACAAGACCGCCGCGCTTGAGGGCGTGTCGGCCTACCAACTGGGGGCGCGTGGCCAAAGTGCGGTCGCGGAGATCGAAGGCCTCATAGAGGAGATCCTTGCATGA
- a CDS encoding 4a-hydroxytetrahydrobiopterin dehydratase: MNDDFQGWERRDKPPTLFRRFAFAQYAQTRAFLDALSALSEEIQRHPQNINFGTTYVNITIGAVDDTALSAEDEQFAGRIAALAERGE, from the coding sequence ATGAATGATGATTTCCAAGGTTGGGAGCGCCGCGACAAGCCGCCGACGTTGTTTCGCCGCTTCGCGTTTGCGCAATACGCGCAGACCCGCGCCTTCCTCGACGCGCTGTCGGCGTTGTCCGAGGAGATTCAGCGCCATCCGCAGAACATCAATTTCGGCACCACCTACGTCAACATCACGATCGGGGCGGTCGACGACACCGCATTGAGCGCCGAGGACGAACAGTTCGCCGGACGTATAGCTGCTCTGGCCGAGCGCGGGGAGTGA
- a CDS encoding BMC domain-containing protein yields MATHVNGIALGMIETRGLVPAIEAADAMTKASEVRLIGRQFVGGGYVTVLVRGETGAVNAAVRAGADACERVGDGLVAAHIIARVHSEVEGILPTKPDSNGGGRDAETTSTRS; encoded by the coding sequence ATGGCAACACACGTCAACGGCATCGCCCTGGGCATGATCGAAACTCGCGGGCTGGTTCCGGCGATCGAAGCGGCCGACGCGATGACCAAGGCTTCCGAAGTGCGGCTGATCGGTCGGCAGTTCGTCGGTGGTGGTTACGTCACGGTGTTGGTGCGCGGCGAAACCGGCGCGGTCAACGCGGCGGTGCGTGCCGGGGCTGACGCCTGCGAGCGCGTGGGCGACGGCCTGGTGGCCGCGCACATCATCGCGCGCGTGCACAGCGAGGTTGAGGGCATCCTGCCGACGAAGCCTGACTCGAACGGCGGCGGCCGCGACGCCGAGACCACCTCCACCCGCAGCTGA
- a CDS encoding BMC domain-containing protein, with product MAEIMGIALGMIETRGLVPAIEAADAMTKAAEVRLISRQFVGGGYVTVLVRGETGAVNAAVRAGADACERVGDGLVAAHIIARVHSEVEGILPKTPSA from the coding sequence ATGGCTGAAATAATGGGTATTGCCCTGGGCATGATTGAAACGCGCGGACTGGTCCCCGCGATCGAGGCGGCGGACGCCATGACCAAGGCCGCCGAGGTGCGCCTGATCTCGCGTCAATTCGTCGGCGGCGGCTACGTCACGGTGTTGGTGCGCGGCGAAACCGGCGCGGTCAACGCGGCGGTGCGTGCCGGTGCTGACGCCTGCGAGCGCGTGGGCGACGGCCTGGTGGCCGCGCACATCATCGCGCGCGTGCACAGCGAGGTTGAGGGCATCCTGCCGAAGACGCCGAGCGCCTAA
- a CDS encoding carboxysome peptide B: protein MEVWRVVDELVCTRRVPEMGSASLRILKGQKGDISVATDPVGAPPGKWVFTAAGTAARMAMPDRTVATDLAICGIIDGWEEEG from the coding sequence ATGGAAGTCTGGCGCGTGGTCGATGAGCTTGTCTGCACCCGGCGTGTGCCGGAGATGGGTTCGGCTTCCCTTCGCATTCTGAAGGGCCAGAAGGGCGACATATCGGTGGCGACCGATCCTGTCGGAGCGCCCCCTGGCAAATGGGTATTCACCGCCGCCGGCACGGCCGCACGCATGGCCATGCCCGATCGAACAGTGGCGACCGACCTGGCCATCTGCGGGATCATCGATGGCTGGGAGGAAGAGGGATGA
- a CDS encoding carboxysome peptide A, protein MKIMRVRTTLVSTNRIDAMGHRPLLVVQETPNGPRSVAVDAVGCIPGDWVICVGSSAARDAAGAKDYPSDLTIVGIIDHWNPEVS, encoded by the coding sequence ATGAAGATCATGCGTGTAAGAACCACCCTCGTGTCGACCAATCGCATCGATGCCATGGGTCATCGTCCGCTGCTTGTCGTTCAGGAAACGCCGAACGGGCCGCGCAGCGTCGCGGTCGACGCCGTCGGCTGCATTCCGGGCGACTGGGTGATTTGCGTGGGGTCCTCCGCGGCGCGCGATGCGGCGGGAGCCAAGGATTATCCGTCCGATCTGACCATCGTCGGCATCATCGATCACTGGAATCCGGAGGTGTCGTGA
- a CDS encoding carboxysome shell carbonic anhydrase, producing MNTRKRLQALRREANPVAAAAPQVVAILDHPACMIGSGQSCEHALVDRDLNRLLFDYERTVRSRFTRIVDVLKRISTHQHDENFIERAQQLAREQLGFELPPQVLEDAWVCGLDLSALHSRCIFSALKSSVENAPAEQVGWRQRLPLDENFLHSCGYHTVDISPCSDGRLQGVSPYVLRILPGPNVRVKAYAGALFDIEVDVSDWARREVERLAGAMVDGERLNYLKIAVYHFSSSSPGGQGCAAHGSNDRQATEAALQRLQNELRTAIDQTFGLGAAPDVLLIGVDTDLDALRIHLPDGFGELNAHRYFETAQVYRDTLGLAPEAARARIAGIVADAEGMGGWGQGNGRMHEGMRRLVLALAEANLSQIEYVIKHHTGRYKIIGHDEECIVAGDAVRSLQLRNLFYFARLDTIEEGAPDMDVGIKIFGNLNVAHGLPVPVLVHFEYDARIPESRARAIARGRRVRDAIEARYPDLAARGLLNCAIAVSERFGDESCVFVVDDAVDDH from the coding sequence ATGAACACGCGCAAACGCCTTCAGGCCCTGCGACGAGAGGCCAACCCGGTTGCCGCGGCGGCGCCTCAGGTGGTGGCCATCCTCGATCATCCGGCGTGCATGATCGGCAGCGGGCAGTCGTGCGAGCATGCGCTGGTCGACCGCGATCTCAATCGCCTGCTGTTCGACTATGAGCGAACCGTGCGCTCGCGCTTTACCCGCATCGTCGACGTGCTCAAGCGTATCTCCACGCATCAGCATGACGAGAATTTTATCGAGCGGGCGCAGCAGCTGGCCCGGGAGCAACTCGGCTTCGAGTTGCCGCCGCAGGTGCTCGAGGATGCCTGGGTGTGCGGGCTGGATTTGTCCGCGCTGCATTCGCGCTGCATATTCAGCGCCCTGAAGTCGAGCGTCGAAAATGCGCCGGCTGAGCAGGTCGGCTGGCGCCAGCGCTTGCCGCTCGATGAGAATTTCCTGCATTCGTGCGGTTATCATACCGTGGACATCAGCCCTTGCTCCGATGGCCGGCTGCAGGGCGTCAGCCCTTATGTGCTGCGTATTTTGCCCGGTCCGAATGTGCGGGTGAAGGCATACGCCGGCGCTCTGTTCGATATCGAGGTCGATGTGTCGGACTGGGCACGGCGCGAAGTCGAGCGGCTGGCGGGCGCCATGGTCGATGGCGAGCGCCTGAACTACCTCAAGATCGCCGTCTATCATTTCAGCAGTTCATCGCCCGGCGGCCAGGGTTGCGCTGCTCACGGCAGCAACGATCGTCAGGCCACCGAAGCGGCGTTGCAGCGCCTGCAGAACGAGTTGCGGACGGCGATCGACCAGACCTTCGGCTTGGGCGCGGCGCCGGATGTGCTGCTGATCGGTGTCGACACCGATCTGGATGCGCTGCGCATCCATCTGCCCGACGGCTTCGGCGAACTCAACGCGCACCGTTACTTCGAGACCGCGCAGGTCTACCGCGACACCCTCGGGCTTGCGCCCGAAGCGGCGCGGGCCCGTATCGCCGGGATCGTCGCCGACGCCGAGGGCATGGGTGGCTGGGGCCAGGGCAACGGCCGTATGCACGAGGGGATGCGCCGCCTGGTGCTGGCGCTGGCCGAAGCCAATCTGTCGCAGATCGAATACGTCATCAAGCACCATACCGGCCGCTACAAGATCATCGGGCACGACGAGGAATGCATCGTCGCCGGTGACGCGGTGCGGTCGCTGCAGTTGCGCAACCTGTTTTATTTCGCCCGCCTCGACACGATCGAGGAAGGCGCGCCCGACATGGATGTCGGGATCAAGATCTTCGGCAACCTCAACGTCGCGCACGGCCTGCCTGTGCCGGTGCTGGTGCATTTCGAGTACGACGCGCGGATTCCGGAATCGCGCGCGCGGGCGATCGCGCGGGGGCGGCGGGTGCGTGACGCGATCGAGGCGCGTTACCCCGATCTGGCCGCTCGGGGCCTGCTCAATTGCGCGATTGCCGTGAGCGAACGTTTCGGCGACGAGAGTTGCGTCTTCGTCGTCGATGACGCTGTCGACGATCATTGA
- a CDS encoding CsoS2 family carboxysome shell protein, whose product MTNVAPGHATATLSGRELALQRRQAMARHGKAGVALAQADKRSASGRMQLNAVHVASATRSDASAASMATSAPAAIIQPAAPKSASRARRQALSTVGKAALKNAGQGVASRPAAHVRPRRAAHAEVPNSDCGCGCGGQCSCGGQCGCGQGAQRKEAAQIEAARIDTPAAARPAVSSPEASGRALAKMRRAALTQDGKKGLKRVAQATRIAASMPAQDWQSAMLKGATGRQVAMQHRMVRALAGRVDKASGAGTRPTGRIRARNVVEVPAKVEEGHTLSGQTVTGTQVERISKVTGNEPGSCRAITGTEYIGFEQFQTLCGVRPEPTAPKVAVSSTLREQRITGTALGRSTRTTGDEAGACRPVTGTEYLSAERFEQFCSARPDARPEKVALTRTDKGKTVTGALVDRPRRVTGVEHGADRAITGTRYSQGETDDAPPKVAVTHTAAGKPVTGTVVGRSERQTGDEAGSCRPITGTEYHTVEQFRDFCRTPPPGGGPRKVSVMSTRDEQVVSGTAVDRSAKVTGNEVGSCRSITGSQYYTTADFAGLCKTPSPRKVSEMQTLRGRTVTGSEVAPSPKLSGDESYGCEPVTGTDYIGTRQLAAVCPVEAAPAVSPVSKVVVDTTLRGQTITGIAAGRAEHVTGNEAGTCSPISGTPYIGQGQYTGFCQAPQREQQAARVRDSAVIPSTVVTGDRPGAGGSQVTGDERGACEPISGTPYLGLDNISTGQCAMSDRFRARDADQRPPAPRDFSIDIPARQAARERQTEVITGNGLSSSRITGPINKADGLITGTPEFRHGGQSRRPRDEEHSLPAARRLSGEGSQQGRRVSGDAWDGNSRVTGTEGSSSLARNPSMRGQPRGAGMSAMAFRGVERPEVPESVITGSAGNTRRGATVTVSGGARG is encoded by the coding sequence ATGACAAACGTCGCCCCCGGTCATGCCACTGCAACTCTATCCGGCCGTGAACTGGCGCTTCAGCGTCGGCAGGCTATGGCGCGTCACGGCAAAGCCGGGGTCGCCCTGGCGCAAGCCGACAAGCGCTCCGCGTCCGGCCGGATGCAGCTCAATGCGGTGCATGTCGCCAGCGCCACCCGCAGCGATGCTTCGGCTGCATCGATGGCAACGTCCGCTCCGGCGGCGATCATCCAGCCGGCGGCTCCTAAGTCCGCGTCGAGGGCTCGCCGTCAGGCGCTGTCCACGGTTGGTAAGGCTGCGTTGAAGAACGCAGGGCAGGGCGTGGCGTCCCGTCCGGCGGCGCATGTGCGTCCGCGCCGCGCGGCTCACGCGGAGGTGCCCAACTCTGATTGCGGCTGCGGTTGCGGCGGGCAATGCAGTTGCGGTGGACAATGCGGTTGCGGTCAAGGCGCGCAGCGGAAGGAAGCGGCGCAGATCGAGGCGGCGCGGATCGATACGCCGGCGGCTGCGCGTCCAGCCGTAAGTTCGCCGGAAGCGTCCGGTCGCGCGCTCGCGAAAATGCGCCGCGCCGCGCTGACCCAGGACGGCAAGAAGGGCCTCAAGCGCGTCGCCCAGGCGACGCGGATCGCCGCCTCGATGCCGGCGCAGGATTGGCAGAGCGCCATGCTGAAGGGCGCAACCGGCCGTCAGGTCGCGATGCAGCATCGGATGGTGCGGGCGCTGGCGGGCCGGGTCGACAAGGCGTCGGGCGCCGGCACTCGCCCGACCGGCCGGATACGCGCGCGCAATGTGGTCGAGGTGCCGGCCAAGGTCGAGGAGGGACACACTCTCTCCGGGCAGACCGTCACCGGGACCCAGGTGGAGCGCATCTCCAAGGTGACCGGCAATGAGCCGGGCTCGTGCCGCGCCATTACCGGTACCGAGTATATCGGCTTCGAGCAGTTCCAGACGCTCTGCGGGGTCCGGCCTGAGCCGACCGCGCCCAAGGTCGCCGTCAGCAGCACGCTGCGCGAGCAGCGTATCACCGGCACCGCGCTCGGACGCTCCACCAGGACCACCGGCGATGAGGCAGGCGCCTGCCGCCCCGTGACGGGCACGGAGTATCTCTCCGCCGAGCGCTTTGAACAGTTCTGTTCGGCGCGGCCGGATGCGCGGCCCGAGAAGGTGGCGCTTACGCGCACCGACAAGGGCAAAACCGTTACCGGCGCGCTGGTCGATCGTCCGCGCCGCGTCACGGGCGTCGAGCACGGCGCCGACCGCGCCATCACCGGCACGCGTTACAGCCAGGGAGAAACCGACGACGCGCCTCCGAAGGTGGCGGTCACCCATACGGCTGCGGGCAAGCCTGTCACCGGCACGGTGGTCGGCCGCAGCGAACGGCAGACCGGCGACGAGGCCGGGAGCTGCCGCCCGATTACCGGCACCGAATATCACACGGTTGAGCAGTTTCGCGACTTTTGCCGAACACCTCCGCCGGGAGGGGGGCCACGAAAGGTCAGCGTGATGTCGACCCGCGACGAACAGGTCGTGTCAGGGACCGCTGTCGACCGGTCCGCCAAGGTGACCGGCAACGAGGTCGGCTCCTGCCGCAGCATCACGGGCAGCCAGTACTACACCACGGCCGACTTCGCCGGGCTTTGCAAGACGCCCAGCCCCAGGAAGGTGTCTGAAATGCAGACGCTGCGCGGTCGGACCGTGACCGGTTCGGAGGTCGCCCCAAGCCCAAAATTGTCCGGTGACGAGTCTTATGGGTGCGAACCCGTCACCGGCACGGACTACATTGGCACCCGCCAGTTGGCCGCCGTATGCCCGGTCGAGGCGGCGCCAGCCGTCTCGCCGGTGAGCAAGGTCGTGGTCGATACCACGCTGCGCGGCCAGACGATCACGGGCATCGCTGCTGGACGCGCGGAACATGTGACCGGCAACGAAGCCGGGACCTGCTCACCGATCAGCGGCACCCCATACATCGGTCAGGGCCAGTATACCGGCTTCTGCCAGGCGCCGCAGCGCGAACAGCAGGCTGCGCGGGTCCGCGACAGTGCGGTGATCCCTTCCACCGTGGTCACCGGCGATCGGCCGGGCGCGGGCGGGTCGCAGGTCACCGGCGACGAGCGTGGCGCTTGTGAGCCGATTTCGGGAACGCCTTATCTCGGGCTGGATAATATTTCGACCGGGCAATGCGCGATGAGCGATCGCTTCCGCGCGCGGGATGCGGATCAACGCCCGCCCGCTCCCCGCGATTTCAGCATCGACATTCCGGCTCGGCAGGCGGCGCGCGAGCGGCAGACCGAGGTCATCACCGGCAACGGCCTGAGCAGTTCGCGCATCACCGGCCCGATCAACAAGGCTGATGGTCTGATCACCGGCACACCTGAGTTTCGGCACGGCGGTCAATCGCGCCGTCCGCGTGACGAGGAGCATTCGCTTCCTGCCGCGCGTCGCCTGAGCGGCGAAGGGAGTCAGCAGGGGCGGCGTGTCTCGGGAGATGCCTGGGACGGCAACAGCCGTGTCACCGGTACCGAGGGTTCGTCCAGCCTGGCGAGAAATCCCTCGATGCGCGGTCAGCCGCGTGGAGCCGGAATGAGCGCCATGGCCTTTCGTGGCGTTGAGCGGCCTGAAGTGCCTGAATCGGTCATTACCGGATCGGCCGGCAATACCCGGCGCGGCGCCACGGTGACCGTCTCCGGCGGGGCGCGCGGCTGA
- a CDS encoding ribulose bisphosphate carboxylase small subunit: MAVQAYRSLKKYETFSYLPQMTPEQVRRQIAHAIAQGWNPAVEHTEKGTPAKASYWYMWKLPLFGEQSVDAVVAEIEACHREFPDQMVRFVAYDNYAQSQGMAFVVYR, encoded by the coding sequence ATGGCCGTTCAAGCCTACCGTTCGCTCAAGAAATACGAGACCTTCTCCTATCTGCCGCAGATGACGCCCGAGCAGGTGCGCCGTCAGATCGCTCACGCCATCGCGCAGGGCTGGAATCCGGCGGTCGAGCACACCGAGAAGGGTACGCCCGCCAAGGCGAGCTATTGGTACATGTGGAAGCTGCCGTTGTTCGGCGAGCAGTCCGTCGACGCCGTGGTGGCCGAGATCGAAGCCTGCCATCGCGAATTCCCCGATCAGATGGTGCGCTTCGTTGCGTACGACAATTACGCTCAAAGTCAGGGCATGGCGTTCGTGGTGTACCGCTGA